Genomic segment of Sarcophilus harrisii chromosome 4, mSarHar1.11, whole genome shotgun sequence:
ctgggaatgggggagggggagatggaaTCTGTGAGGAGGGGGTAGGAGCGGGGAGCCTAGCCTATTGTCAGTGGGGGAGGGGTCGGGCAAGATGCTTATCTTCTGGGCAGGAAGCACCAGAGACACCCCAGCGCCCTTGGTGGCTGTTCCCTGGGCCCCATTGTTGGAGGGGGGAGAGGATGTAGGGGGGCCCCTGGGAGCTGCACATTTCCCGTCCACTAGATAGGGAGGGGCGCTCCAGATGGGGAGAACCTGGTGGAGGGAAAAATTAGGGTAAAACTCCATTTcatttgtgattcctttttgTGGTCTTTCTTCTGTGTCCATCAGCTCCTTTGAGCTGCACCAACCTGTGGGAGAGGTGAGATATCTGCAGGGAGGCTTGGGAGAGCAGAGATCACACTACCATAGAACGTCTCGAGTTAAACAGCTTAGGGATCTCTTAGAAGCACAGCCAGAGGTGAAAGTCCTGCGCTCCCAAGTCGGGGCTCACACCAAGAGCCGGCCGCTTGTTATCTGCATGACGTCGGATGGCCacctttgtacctcagtttctacatctgtaaggAGTTGGACTATTAACCTTCTCTAAAGCTGCCATCCCATGGTggctcacagatgaggaaacttgagtttTGGTGACCTGGGCAAAAATCACACTGTGAAAGCAGTGGCGGAGTCAGGGTTAGATTCCAACTCTTCTTTTTGCCCAGTATTTTTCCCCAGGGATTCTCAAGCAATGGCTTCTCACAGGGAGAGGGAATGAATGGAGCTGCTGAAGCTGGGGGTTTGGCTGAAGAAACTCCCCTATGTTTACTCCTTCCCTCAGAATCCCAAGCTCCCTCTCCTAACCCTGTCTTTCCATCCCCCCTGCAGGTGAGGATGGGGAGCCCTGAAGACGACCTCATTGGGATTCCCTTCCCAGATCACAGCAGTGAGCTCCTCAGCTGCCTGAATGAGCAGCGCCAGCTGGGCCAGCTGTGCGATCTCACCATCCGAACCCAAGGCCTGGAGTACCGAACCCACCGGGCGGTGCTGGCTGCCTGCAGCCACTATTTTAAGAAACTCTTCACTGAGGGAGGTGGGGGCACGGGGGCCAATGGCGGAATGGCTGCCTCCTCGGGGGCTGGCGTCTGCGAGCTGGACTTTGTGGGCCCAGAAGCACTGGGGGCCTTGCTCGAGTTCGCCTACACGGCCACCCTCACCACCAGCAGCGCCAACATGCCCGCTGTCCTGCAGGCGGCGAGACTGCTGGAGATCCCCTGTGTCATCGCTGCCTGTGTGGAAATCCTGCAGGGGAGTGGGCTGGAAGCCCCTGGTCCCGATGAAGATGACTGTGAGAGAGCCCGCCAGTACCTGGAGGCCTTTGCAACTGTGGGCACTCGGGTGCCCAATGGGGATGACAGCCCCCTACCAGCCCCccttccaccaccaccacccccgaCGCGGCCTGTTCCTCGACGAAGCCGAAAGCCCCGAAAAGCCTTTTTGCAGACAAAGAGGCCTCAAACCAACCATCTGGCGACTGATGTGGCTGCCATCCCCCCCCATCCCTTTACCTACCCAGATGAGGAAGAGGCACCAAGTGGCATGGGGCTAGGCGATGGCTACAGCCCCCCTGGTGGGGCCAGGTCACCCCCCGAGGGGCACCCGGGCTATGAAGGATatgagggggaggaagaggaggaagatctGGTATACCCTCCAACCTATGGTCTGGCTCAGAGTGGAGCACCCCCCCTGTCCCCCGAAGAGTTGGGCTCAGACGAAGATGCCATTGACCCCGACCTGATGGCCTATCTGAGTTCCCTGAACCACGAAGCCCTCACACCGGGGATAGATGGCCAGGACAAACTGGTACGCAAGCGTCGTTCCCAGATGCCCCAAGAATGTCCAGTTTGCCACAAGATCATT
This window contains:
- the ZBTB7B gene encoding zinc finger and BTB domain-containing protein 7B, which translates into the protein MGSPEDDLIGIPFPDHSSELLSCLNEQRQLGQLCDLTIRTQGLEYRTHRAVLAACSHYFKKLFTEGGGGTGANGGMAASSGAGVCELDFVGPEALGALLEFAYTATLTTSSANMPAVLQAARLLEIPCVIAACVEILQGSGLEAPGPDEDDCERARQYLEAFATVGTRVPNGDDSPLPAPLPPPPPPTRPVPRRSRKPRKAFLQTKRPQTNHLATDVAAIPPHPFTYPDEEEAPSGMGLGDGYSPPGGARSPPEGHPGYEGYEGEEEEEDLVYPPTYGLAQSGAPPLSPEELGSDEDAIDPDLMAYLSSLNHEALTPGIDGQDKLVRKRRSQMPQECPVCHKIIHGAGKLPRHMRTHTGEKPFACEVCGVRFTRNDKLKIHMRKHTGERPYSCPHCPARFLHSYDLKNHMHLHTGDRPFECHLCHKAFAKEDHLQRHLKGQNCLEVRTRRRRKDDAPPHYPPPQAPTPAGPGLDLSNGHLDDFRLSLARFWEQPARAVPPPPPPPGPPEEDEEEGAPTTPQAEGAMESS